A stretch of Acaryochloris thomasi RCC1774 DNA encodes these proteins:
- the topA gene encoding type I DNA topoisomerase: MKLLIVESPGKIKKLKGILGSDWIVKASVGHIRELANDGQDSLGFELGLHQIDCRYIPRSPQAKQTISDLRAATKKAKQVFLATDPDREGETIAWHLQDALHLKKAQRVVYTEITDRAVKAAVSNPRPLNQALVDAGRCRDCLDKLVGYRGSPLVWRLNNGAKSVGRVQSATLHLICQREREIQAFTPLDYWSVFVDYQEGFRAFYHGSSSPSDQALSSIDDAGASVVTPESTRVLSEAEAERIVDIAQEESHTIEQVEGKLSPKQPPAPFITSSLQQAAGSRQKLSPERTMEVAQKLYEKGLITYMRTDSVQLSSEFCQAARSWLQANDSENVPQKVAKQRSKKGAQEAHEAIRPTDLTKSSAGLKQELPEDEFKLYVLIWMRAISSQCKPAQIRKTKVLIRSGLIQWQAKGQVVEFKGYSKYWQDISADKQLPVLQDGQQLQIQQVGHEQKQTQPPSRFTEPKLVQIMEKKGIGRPSTYAPTIKTLKLRQYVEVLKKQLQPTTMGLEVDEFMGKALPELLEAKFTAQMEGQLDLISEGKQDWQQYLIGWNQNYLEPALGKAVSTLPAPKPGQYPERKLHKSRTKCPLCNQALSKVPTKNKKVKKGFFLKCQQGCEAEPGKELVMFWNSRDKAWQQPASSGSREGLKAPKLTEYVCPACDLKLEEYFYTKEGQQKSLLRCSSAAARENRKHKDVVYFQSKGAWWSPKFGVLGEDAER; this comes from the coding sequence ATGAAACTCCTGATTGTTGAGTCCCCCGGCAAAATCAAGAAGCTCAAAGGCATCCTTGGCAGTGACTGGATAGTGAAGGCCAGCGTGGGTCACATCCGTGAACTGGCAAACGATGGTCAAGACTCCCTTGGCTTTGAGCTTGGACTTCATCAAATTGACTGTCGCTATATTCCCCGCAGCCCTCAAGCAAAACAGACGATCTCTGACCTACGAGCTGCGACCAAAAAAGCCAAGCAAGTCTTCCTCGCCACTGACCCCGACCGCGAAGGGGAAACAATCGCTTGGCATCTCCAAGATGCATTGCACCTCAAAAAGGCTCAACGCGTTGTCTATACCGAGATCACAGATCGGGCTGTCAAAGCGGCAGTTTCTAATCCCAGACCGCTCAATCAAGCTCTTGTCGATGCGGGCCGATGTCGGGACTGTCTGGATAAATTAGTCGGCTATCGTGGCTCACCCCTGGTATGGCGCTTGAACAATGGCGCAAAAAGTGTGGGCCGGGTCCAATCTGCCACCCTTCATCTGATCTGCCAGCGAGAGAGAGAAATCCAGGCTTTTACACCGCTGGATTACTGGTCTGTTTTTGTTGACTATCAGGAAGGCTTTCGAGCTTTTTATCACGGATCTAGTTCACCCTCAGATCAGGCACTATCGAGTATTGATGATGCGGGTGCCTCAGTCGTCACTCCAGAATCAACCAGAGTTTTGAGTGAAGCTGAGGCAGAACGCATTGTAGATATTGCTCAGGAAGAGAGTCACACCATTGAACAAGTAGAGGGAAAGCTCAGCCCCAAGCAACCCCCAGCTCCGTTTATTACCTCTAGCCTGCAGCAGGCGGCAGGGTCACGTCAGAAACTCAGCCCAGAGCGGACGATGGAGGTGGCTCAAAAGCTCTATGAGAAGGGTCTGATAACTTACATGCGGACGGATTCAGTGCAGCTCAGTTCTGAATTTTGCCAAGCGGCCCGCAGTTGGTTGCAGGCGAATGACTCGGAGAATGTCCCGCAGAAGGTGGCAAAGCAACGGAGTAAGAAGGGTGCTCAAGAGGCCCATGAAGCGATTCGACCGACTGACCTAACCAAAAGTTCTGCGGGCCTAAAGCAAGAGCTGCCTGAAGATGAATTCAAGCTGTACGTTCTCATTTGGATGCGGGCGATCTCGTCGCAATGTAAACCGGCTCAGATTCGGAAAACGAAGGTCTTGATCCGGTCCGGTCTAATCCAATGGCAAGCCAAAGGGCAGGTGGTGGAGTTCAAGGGCTACAGCAAGTATTGGCAAGACATCAGTGCCGACAAGCAACTCCCTGTTCTCCAGGATGGTCAGCAGCTTCAGATTCAGCAGGTGGGTCATGAGCAAAAGCAAACGCAGCCACCGTCCCGCTTTACGGAACCGAAGCTGGTACAGATCATGGAGAAGAAGGGGATTGGTCGTCCTTCTACCTATGCACCCACAATTAAGACCCTGAAACTGCGTCAGTATGTGGAGGTGCTGAAGAAGCAGCTGCAGCCGACGACAATGGGGCTAGAGGTAGATGAGTTTATGGGCAAGGCGCTCCCAGAATTGCTCGAAGCCAAGTTCACGGCTCAGATGGAAGGGCAGCTTGATCTAATCTCGGAGGGGAAGCAAGACTGGCAGCAGTATCTGATCGGTTGGAATCAGAACTATCTTGAACCAGCTTTGGGTAAGGCGGTGAGTACTCTACCTGCACCAAAGCCAGGGCAATACCCGGAAAGGAAACTGCATAAGTCGCGGACAAAGTGCCCGCTTTGTAATCAGGCATTGTCAAAGGTGCCGACCAAGAACAAGAAGGTGAAGAAGGGATTTTTCCTGAAGTGTCAGCAGGGATGTGAGGCCGAACCGGGTAAGGAGTTAGTGATGTTTTGGAATAGCCGGGATAAGGCTTGGCAGCAACCGGCAAGCTCGGGGAGCAGAGAGGGACTGAAAGCACCGAAATTAACCGAGTATGTTTGCCCAGCCTGTGACCTGAAGCTGGAGGAATACTTTTACACGAAGGAGGGACAGCAAAAGTCATTGCTGCGCTGTTCGAGTGCTGCTGCTAGGGAGAATCGAAAGCACAAAGATGTGGTTTACTTTCAATCTAAAGGGGCTTGGTGGTCCCCTAAGTTTGGGGTGCTGGGAGAGGATGCCGAGCGATGA
- a CDS encoding Ni/Fe hydrogenase subunit alpha, protein MAKRIIIDPVTRIEGHAKISIYLDDAGEVTDARFHVTEFRGFEKFCEGRPFWEMPGITPRICGICPVSHLLASAKAGDNILAVQIPPAAEKLRRLMNLGQIIQSHALSFFHLSSPDLLLGWESDPAQRNVFGLMAAEPKLARSGIRMRQFGQEVIEQLGGQKIHPAWAVPGGVREALTEEGCDLIRGWLPEVQSTAISTLNRFKDLLDEHASEAKIFGNFPSLFMGLVSADGTWEHYGGTLRFVDSGGNVIADHLDPTKFQTFIGEAVQPDSYLKSPYYRPLGYPDQQSGMCHLESGMYRVGPLARLNICDRIGTPLADQELEEFRQRGNGTVNSSFFYHYARLIEILACIEIISLQLEDPDLFDSHLRAHADVNQLEGIGVSEAPRGTLFHHYQVDETGLLRTVNLIIATGQNNLAMNRTVAQIARHYIHGFDIPEPMLNRVEAGIRAFDPCLSCSTHAMGQMPLHIQCIHQTTNVLLSEVWKD, encoded by the coding sequence ATGGCGAAGAGAATTATCATCGACCCGGTGACGCGGATTGAAGGACATGCCAAAATCTCTATTTATCTCGATGACGCTGGAGAGGTAACTGATGCTCGCTTCCACGTCACTGAGTTTCGGGGATTTGAAAAATTCTGTGAGGGGCGACCTTTCTGGGAGATGCCGGGAATTACCCCTCGTATCTGTGGCATTTGCCCGGTGAGTCACCTGTTGGCCTCAGCTAAGGCAGGAGATAACATCCTTGCCGTCCAAATTCCGCCTGCGGCGGAGAAACTGCGGCGGTTAATGAACCTCGGCCAAATTATTCAGTCCCACGCCCTCAGCTTCTTCCATCTCAGTAGTCCTGACCTTCTGTTGGGTTGGGAAAGCGATCCGGCTCAGCGCAACGTTTTTGGACTGATGGCCGCAGAACCCAAGCTGGCCCGCAGCGGTATCCGAATGCGACAGTTCGGCCAAGAAGTGATTGAACAACTAGGCGGACAAAAGATACATCCGGCTTGGGCCGTGCCGGGAGGCGTCCGGGAAGCGCTCACGGAGGAAGGTTGCGATCTCATCCGTGGCTGGCTACCAGAGGTTCAATCGACCGCAATTTCAACCCTCAACCGCTTCAAGGATTTGCTGGATGAGCACGCTAGTGAAGCTAAAATCTTTGGTAATTTCCCGAGCTTGTTTATGGGCCTAGTGAGCGCAGACGGCACCTGGGAGCATTACGGCGGAACGCTTCGATTTGTAGATAGTGGCGGGAATGTGATTGCTGATCATCTAGACCCGACAAAGTTCCAGACGTTTATTGGTGAAGCGGTTCAGCCTGATTCTTATCTTAAATCTCCTTACTATCGACCCTTGGGGTATCCAGATCAACAGTCTGGCATGTGTCATCTCGAAAGTGGCATGTATCGGGTTGGTCCCCTGGCGCGGTTGAATATTTGCGATCGCATCGGCACTCCCCTCGCTGATCAAGAACTAGAGGAATTCCGACAGCGAGGTAATGGTACCGTCAATTCTTCTTTTTTCTATCACTATGCTCGTCTAATTGAAATTTTGGCCTGTATTGAGATAATCAGCCTGCAATTGGAAGATCCAGATTTATTCGACTCTCATTTGCGTGCCCATGCTGATGTGAATCAGCTAGAAGGCATTGGAGTTAGTGAAGCTCCTCGAGGGACTTTATTTCATCACTATCAGGTTGACGAGACTGGTTTACTTAGGACCGTTAACTTGATTATTGCTACTGGGCAAAACAACCTTGCTATGAATCGCACCGTTGCCCAAATCGCTCGTCATTACATTCATGGTTTTGATATCCCAGAACCGATGCTAAATCGAGTAGAAGCGGGTATTCGAGCCTTCGACCCCTGCTTGAGTTGCTCAACCCATGCTATGGGACAAATGCCTTTACATATTCAGTGTATTCATCAAACAACCAATGTTTTACTCAGTGAAGTCTGGAAGGACTGA
- a CDS encoding CBS domain-containing protein, which produces MKKVSEIMTTDVATIPGSARVSDAVNLMRRKGIHTLIVDQSHEQDAYGIVTAFDIVAKVTATGRNPRQVRVYEIMTKPCLVLNPELGVEYAAKLMTSAGIHTAPIIQWNLLGILSVTDILNQGDFLENPQEDALAKQFQALLTTARATCKQNGAASDACRQAWDAVDAVEAEAAYQKAEILEKTAFEEFCEEYPEAFKDREYDTWCSG; this is translated from the coding sequence ATGAAGAAAGTTTCTGAAATTATGACCACTGATGTTGCCACAATTCCGGGTTCCGCCAGGGTCTCCGATGCCGTAAACCTAATGCGACGCAAAGGCATTCATACTCTAATTGTGGATCAAAGTCATGAGCAAGATGCCTACGGCATTGTGACGGCCTTCGATATTGTTGCCAAAGTCACGGCCACGGGTCGGAATCCGAGGCAGGTCAGGGTCTATGAAATTATGACTAAGCCTTGCCTCGTCCTCAATCCTGAGTTAGGGGTCGAGTATGCGGCCAAGTTAATGACATCGGCTGGTATTCATACCGCTCCGATTATCCAATGGAACCTGTTGGGGATTCTTTCGGTCACTGACATTCTCAATCAGGGTGACTTTTTAGAAAATCCTCAGGAAGACGCGCTTGCTAAACAATTTCAGGCTTTGCTGACTACCGCACGGGCAACCTGTAAGCAAAATGGAGCAGCATCCGATGCCTGTCGTCAGGCTTGGGATGCAGTGGATGCGGTAGAGGCAGAAGCTGCCTATCAGAAAGCAGAAATCCTAGAGAAAACAGCCTTTGAAGAGTTTTGTGAGGAATATCCCGAAGCCTTCAAAGATCGTGAGTATGATACTTGGTGTAGCGGCTGA
- a CDS encoding polymer-forming cytoskeletal protein produces MKIKQPRRNLKHILCFLASLFVAPFLLSIAAIGSPQFQTGDQIIVGAQEVIADTLYATGDRITLDGTLKRNVFAAGDIVTLTGTVDNDVYLAGETITIDGIVKGDAIVAGALITLNGDVEGDLIAAGQSVVVNGIVKDDVRIAGQSLLFKNKAQVTDDVIAAGFSFESQPQSTIGGSLNLASGQTLLAGTINQHVVGGAGGLTLSGTVGQDMTVAVGDQKPWRPPFAPRSSIDSPNVAAGLTLTDSARIKGQLTYKAQADANISDGAQVAGTIVREPLPNWEPSSPSLTAIIFQQLQRLLTVGLVGCFLLWRFPNWTQGLAQSIQTQPIKAFGWGIVTSLVVGVVGVAISTLTTLLFVLLIFTLSGLAFPVLGVGALTNLALLVGFGSFASLIAPVVISNMGGHWLLKQIHAAQATSRYTSFLVGLILLVLLTAIPLVGGILSLIVILMGLGALWKWGASHLPQRHPPAQAQLEG; encoded by the coding sequence ATGAAAATCAAGCAGCCGAGGCGAAACCTTAAACATATACTGTGCTTTTTAGCATCCTTGTTTGTTGCTCCGTTCTTACTGTCAATCGCAGCCATTGGATCGCCGCAGTTTCAGACCGGTGATCAGATCATCGTTGGTGCGCAGGAGGTCATTGCCGACACTTTATACGCCACCGGAGACCGGATTACTCTTGATGGAACCTTGAAGCGGAATGTGTTTGCCGCTGGGGACATCGTGACCCTGACCGGCACCGTTGATAATGATGTTTACCTCGCTGGGGAAACGATTACCATTGACGGCATCGTGAAAGGCGATGCGATTGTTGCTGGAGCGCTGATTACGCTCAACGGAGATGTCGAAGGGGATTTAATCGCTGCAGGGCAGTCTGTCGTCGTGAACGGCATCGTCAAAGATGATGTTCGGATTGCTGGGCAATCGCTTCTCTTTAAAAACAAGGCTCAGGTTACCGATGACGTGATTGCAGCAGGCTTCAGCTTCGAAAGTCAGCCCCAGAGTACTATTGGCGGTAGCCTCAATCTCGCCAGTGGTCAGACATTACTGGCAGGGACCATTAATCAACATGTTGTGGGTGGTGCCGGAGGACTGACCTTGAGCGGTACTGTGGGTCAAGATATGACGGTTGCCGTGGGCGATCAGAAACCTTGGCGACCACCCTTTGCACCGCGTTCCTCTATTGATAGCCCCAATGTGGCGGCGGGCTTAACGTTGACGGATTCTGCACGAATCAAAGGGCAATTGACCTACAAAGCTCAAGCCGATGCCAATATCAGTGATGGGGCGCAGGTAGCTGGAACGATTGTCCGTGAACCCCTCCCCAACTGGGAACCCTCGTCTCCTAGTTTGACGGCAATCATTTTTCAACAGCTTCAACGGTTACTCACCGTAGGTCTAGTCGGGTGTTTCCTGCTCTGGCGGTTCCCGAACTGGACTCAGGGTTTGGCCCAGAGTATTCAGACTCAACCCATTAAAGCTTTTGGATGGGGGATTGTAACGAGCCTGGTTGTGGGGGTTGTTGGAGTTGCGATCTCAACCCTAACAACTCTCCTCTTCGTCCTCTTAATCTTCACTCTCAGCGGCTTAGCCTTCCCTGTTCTTGGGGTGGGGGCACTCACGAATCTTGCCCTATTGGTCGGATTTGGCAGCTTTGCCAGTCTGATTGCCCCGGTCGTAATCAGCAACATGGGCGGTCACTGGTTGCTCAAGCAAATCCATGCAGCTCAGGCCACAAGCCGATACACGTCCTTTCTGGTAGGCCTCATTCTTTTGGTCCTGCTCACGGCTATTCCCCTAGTGGGAGGCATCTTGAGTCTTATCGTTATTTTGATGGGCCTAGGAGCGCTCTGGAAATGGGGGGCATCACACCTGCCTCAGCGTCATCCCCCAGCTCAAGCTCAATTGGAAGGATAG
- a CDS encoding CBS domain-containing protein — protein sequence MLKARDIMTQNVIVIWDAATAAQAIALMQHHKVRSLIVERSDRSKAYGMVTERDIVYRVMALGKDPSQVGIGELVREPCITAHPDLTLEEVAQLFAATGIQRAPVIQEERLLGIISVTDLVIKTDIAQQRQDDQLSQQIDEALQHARIICGDSQTQISKECAVVWDVVEEYEAQTDKLRNLSHSS from the coding sequence ATGCTAAAAGCAAGAGACATCATGACCCAAAATGTAATTGTGATCTGGGATGCTGCAACGGCGGCCCAGGCGATTGCCCTTATGCAGCATCATAAGGTTCGTTCGTTGATTGTTGAACGTTCAGATCGGTCAAAAGCCTACGGCATGGTAACCGAGCGTGATATTGTCTATCGAGTCATGGCCCTGGGCAAAGATCCCAGCCAAGTTGGCATTGGAGAACTTGTCCGTGAACCCTGCATCACCGCTCACCCCGATCTCACCCTTGAAGAAGTCGCTCAGCTCTTTGCGGCAACAGGGATTCAACGCGCCCCAGTAATTCAAGAAGAGAGGTTGCTCGGAATCATTTCTGTCACTGATTTGGTGATTAAGACTGATATCGCTCAGCAACGCCAGGACGACCAGCTCTCACAACAAATTGATGAGGCTTTGCAACACGCTCGGATTATCTGTGGGGACTCGCAAACCCAAATTTCTAAGGAATGCGCTGTTGTCTGGGATGTCGTCGAAGAATACGAAGCTCAAACAGACAAGTTAAGGAATCTATCTCACTCTTCTTAG